From the Pyrenophora tritici-repentis strain M4 chromosome 5, whole genome shotgun sequence genome, the window CTTTGACCGGCAGATGCAAGAGTTGGAAGGCGCAAGCGACTCTGGTACTCCAAGCATCAAGCTCATTACACCGGAATCCAGTACGGACAATGATAGTGCCGACGAAACTGCTCTGAAGCCACCCGGACTACAAAAGCCTCAGCCATCTTTGTACGATACGAGTGCCGACTCGACACCCGTGCCCACACCCGACACTTCACGACCAACTACCCCCGCACAGAGCCAGCTCTTGACCGGCAAGGCGAGGCCTCTTGGAGGAAAGATATCGAGGAGGGACAAGAAGAAGGCGTCTGCCTTTAGTTCGGCGCCCGTGTCGTCGGGCGATGAAGCGTCAGCCAAGAAAAAGGGCAAAGGCTCAAAGAAGGGGAGGGTGTGGGGAGAATTCGGTGCTGATGAGGAGGATGACTCGGTGCTAGACTACTCCCGATCAGACATCCAGGGTGACGTCTCCGGAAACGAAGCGTTGGAAGAGATCAAGCAGGAGACGTGGGGCCGCAAGACAAACAAGGGTGAGTTTGTCTTGAGGGATCTTGATGATGAGATGGATGCCATAATTGCCGAGCAGAACGCAAAGAAGGACAAGGACACTCCGGCCGCTGCTAGTGGCCTTGTCGGATCCAGCCTAGGTGCTATCGGAGGACTCTTCAGGAACGTGGTGGGTGGAAAGACGCTCACAAAGGAAGACTTGGCCAAGCCACTCAAGGGCATGGAAGAGCACCTGTTGCGCAAGAACGTAGCACGCGAAGCTGCAGTCCGGTTATGCGAAAGCGTAGAGCGCGATCTTGTAGGCATCAAGACACCCAGTTTTACCAGTCAGTGCCCCTATCCCATCTCCCAACCCCAGTACTAACACCATCCAGCCATCGAGAAGACCCTCAAGACATCCATGGAGAAGGCCCTAACCAAGATTCTCACCCCAACCTCCTCCCTCGACCTCCTCCGCGAAATTCAACACACAAACTCGACAACAACCCGCCCCTACGTCCTCTCCATCGTCGGCGTCAACGGCGTAGGAAAATCCACAAACCTCTCCAAAATCgccttcttcctcctccAAAACCACCACCGCGTTCTCATCGCCGCAGCAGACACATTCCGCTCCGGCGCCGTCGAGCAACTCCGCGTGCACGTCGACCGCCTCAAAGAACTCTCCCAGCGCGAAGGCGGCCACGTCGACCTCTTCGAAAAAGGCTACGGCAAAGACGCGGCAAACATCGCCGCAGATGCCGTGACGTTTGCGGCGAAAAACAACTTCAACATCGTCCTCATCGACACGGCGGGCCGCCGCCACAACGACCAGCGTCTCATGTCGTCGCTGGAGAAATTCGGTAAACTAGCGAATCCGGATAAAATTCTCATGGTAGGGGAGGCGCTCGTGGGTACGGACTCCGTGGCCCAGGCTCGCAACTTTGATGCGTCGTTTGGCGTGGGGAGACGGCTGGATGGGTTTATTATTTCCAAATGCGATACCGTGGGGGATATGGTGGGCACGCTTGTGTCGATGGTTCATGCGACGGGTATTCCGGTTGTTTTTTTGGGGACCGGGCAGCATTATAGTGATTTGAGGACGTTGAATGTGGGGGCTGTTACGAGGCTGCTTATGAGTTAGGGGGTGGGTATGGTTTATGATGGGGGGTTTTAGGGAAGAGGGGGGGCACTGTTGTATTGTATTATGATATCATATTAACACAGGCTTTACCTGCCATACAAAACGATTGGAATTTGCCGCCATGTTATTTTGCTACCTTTATGGAGAATTGATGGTGGAAATGGGTTGACATGTGGCAGTCACGTAGTTAGGAAGGGTGGGGTCGATGGATCTCGACCTCACTTTCCAGCCAGAACCAAGCTCACCGTAACTACTTGGTCACACGGAACCGACGCTGTTTAGTTTTTCTGGTTGTCAAATCTGAGTCGGACTGCTTAGGATGCCGCGTCCGTCTTCTCCTACGTGCTGTTCGTTCTGGTTTCTCGATTTGCTCTTGATGGCATGACAACTACCACGGGAAGGTTTGAGGGAGACAAGATGTGGGTGGATGTTTTTTAGAAGGGACGACATGATACAAGCAAGGTAAGCGAGGTAAGAATCGTTGTGTTGACAAAATGAGGGTAGTGGTAGTTGCGATGGGAGGCGCATACTGCTACATCGAAAGAGCCCTGAAGGATTTTGTTGGGTGCCGCGAACTTCACCAATTCACACAATTCACACCTGTTTGTTTTCCGGTTTACATCTTACGCCTCACGCCGCCATGCAATGCCCTTCCTGGCTAGACAAGTGGCTACACAAGTGGTTTGTCGCGGGACAGGGGTCGTCTTTCACCACACCGTCTCTGCCCAGTCGGTTTGGTAACCTCCCTCAGTCGGTTTCTGCTCTCCTGTCAACGCTGGTCTTTAGTGCGGTCTATGCGGTAATTGTCGTGGGGTTGTTTCTTCTGCTCAGGACGAGACAGAAACGGCTGTATGCTCCAAGGACATACCACGAGGCCATTGAGGAAAGGTATGTTGGCTTGTCGTCTGTTGAGTAATGATGGCTGCTAACGGGTACGTTTAGATGGAAGACGCCGTCGCCTAGTAGCTCTTGTCTGGGTTGGATCAAGACGTTTATTAACACGAGTGATGAGTTTGTGCTCAATCATCATTCCCTGGATGCGTACTTGTATATCCGGTTTCTCAAGGTGCTTACGATCATGGCAACGGTTGGCGCAGTTATCACGTGGCCGATACTCTTACCTGTTAACGCTATATATGGCGGCGGTCAGGATGGGCTGAACATGCTCAGTTTCTCGAATGTTGTGAGTCCGTCGCGACGGTTTGCTCATGCAATCATGGCCTGGGTCTTCTTCGGCTGGGTCATGTATGTCATCGGTCACGAGATGATGTTCCTGGCGGAGCTGCGGAAAGCATACCTCCTGTCGATGTGGAACTCGAGTTGTATCACGCAACGGACAGTGCTCTTTACCGGCATACCCGCGGAAGATCTCTCGTTGGAGAAGTTACAGGGCAAGTTCCAGAACGCGGTGCAGATTACGCTGGTGCCGGATATGGGCGACGTTGAGTATGATATCAAGAAGCTTGAAAAGGCGAACGCGAACCTTGAGATCAGCGAGATCAAGCACTTGAAGGTTTTAAACAAGCGCCAGAGGAACAACCAATCGATGGAAGACAAGGCGTTGCGAACGACACATCGATTGAAGCCTCTCATCGGACAAAAGGTCGACTCTCGTCGATACTATGGCGGCCAGATCAAAGAACTGCTGCCCAAGATTGACGCAGCACAGCTTTCGCATCTTGCTGGTAAAGAGAAGCTTATGAATGCTGTCTTTGTCGCATTCGACACTATGTCTGCCGCTGAGACCGCCTTTAACGAGAACCTTGATCGGAGACTAGCCAAGTTTGAGTCGAGACAAATGGGTGTATTGCGCGAAGAAGTCATCTGGAAGAATCTCGGAATAAGCTCAAAGAATAGACACAAGCGACGTATTCTTGCAAACCTTTTCATCACGGCACTAATCATACTCTGGACGATCCCCGTCGCAAGTATCGGCAGCATTAGCAGTCTCATCTACCTTCAGCCCAGGCACCAGGCGGAGATGTTCGGCATAAGTAATCCTATCGCTCGTGCTATTTTAACAGGACTTTTACCCGCTATTCTCCTTGCTATGCTTATGGGATTGGTACCTGTCATCTGCCGCTGTAAGTCCTACTCATACAACACTGAATCCTGGCTAATCAAGACAGTCGTTGCAAAACTCTCCGGTGCAGCCACTCTCTCCGAAGTCGAACAACAGACCCAAGCATGGTGCTTTGCATTCCAGGTAGTCCAAGTCTTCCTTGTTATGACTTTTATCCCCAGTATCGAATCGATAGTCATCCAATCCTGCAATGCCCTCAAAGACGTCTCGACGCTCCTCATCCAGCATCCGGCCAAGTCTTCCAATTTCTACATGTCCTATTTCATTCTCTATGGCTTGGTAAATGCATCCCGGTATCTAATCAATACACCGGGCCTGCTAAACGGAATCCTTCTCAGCAAGTTTGACAAGACGCCAAGGCAGATGTACATGCGCTACATGTCCTTCAGCGAACCACCGTGGGCCTCTGGGTACTCCAAATGGGCCACTTTGGGTGTCATCGCCTTGTCTCACGCCGTGATTGCGCCGCTTATTCTGGGCTTTGCCGCCATCGGTCTGGGTCTTGTTTACCTGGTATACAAATACAACATGCTATACGTATACGATGCACGCATCGACTCCAAAGGCGGCTTTTACGCCCGCGCCCTTGAAGAGCTAATGGTTGGTGTATACCTCGGCGAGCTATGTCTCCTCTGTCTCTTTGCGCTCGGCCCGAGAGTTGGGTTTGTCTACCATGGACTTGTATTTCTTCAAGCAGGTCTCATTGCTTTGACGATCATCTTTCATATGTTCTTGGGGAGAGAGCTTAAGAAAATGAGCCTTTTCAGCTACAAACAGCCCAACAGCGACAACACGGAAGCGTCAAGCCAGGAGAAAGACCTCACGGGCTACCCCGACGGTGGTATCACCGCTGCAAACACTAGTGATACCCAAATCTCTAAGCGTCGCTCATCTCGCCCCGATACTGCCCTTATATGGACCTTGAATCAACCAACCATCCACAACCCTGCAGCAATCCGTCTTTCTCCAGCCAATCGCTCCCTCCACAAAAAAATCCTTCCCAGACACACGCCCACCGCCGACTTCCCCGTCCCGGAGTGCACCGAGCAAGACGTAACAGAAGCATCCCTACATCCTGCGTCGGCACAGAGGGAAGTCGTTGTATGGTTAGCGAGAAACAAGGCAAGATCTAGTGAGGCGCAGGTTAAGAAGTCTTGGGAGGAGCTTGAGGAATCAGGGCTCAAGGTTACAGATTGCGGGTTTGAGTTGAATGAGAAGGGAAGGGTGGCTTGGGAGGAGGGAGGCGTACGGACAGCACCGTTCCTATCCTCGTAACAAGCGTGGTGGGTATGTATTCTTATGAGATTGTTTAGTTTTATTGTATCCTATTAGCTTGCTGTGCAGTCGGGTGATGTGGAATACTGCAGATGCTAGTGTGTAGAGGTTACTGCGCGCGCTAGACATGTCTATTAGGTGATTATCCACATTTTCAAGTATACCATGTCACCCAGCATGCTACATGTCATGTCATGCGGTTACAGCCTACATCCTAGCCAACCACCAAGTTTACCACCTACATCCCAGCAACCTCCCACTTTCATCGCCCCCACCCCTGCTACCCCATCCAAGA encodes:
- a CDS encoding integral membrane protein, producing the protein MLDTFEVLTTSGVVLWSRTYVPVGANVINSLIRDVFIEERIQPQAEDAGSKPTYKKEGYTLKWTAAKDLGLIFVAVYQSLVHLTWIDKLLDNVRALFVGLYGEQLKTQNSSVVKCDKFGSYFDRQMQELEGASDSGTPSIKLITPESSTDNDSADETALKPPGLQKPQPSLYDTSADSTPVPTPDTSRPTTPAQSQLLTGKARPLGGKISRRDKKKASAFSSAPVSSGDEASAKKKGKGSKKGRVWGEFGADEEDDSVLDYSRSDIQGDVSGNEALEEIKQETWGRKTNKGEFVLRDLDDEMDAIIAEQNAKKDKDTPAAASGLVGSSLGAIGGLFRNVVGGKTLTKEDLAKPLKGMEEHLLRKNVAREAAVRLCESVERDLVGIKTPSFTTIEKTLKTSMEKALTKILTPTSSLDLLREIQHTNSTTTRPYVLSIVGVNGVGKSTNLSKIAFFLLQNHHRVLIAAADTFRSGAVEQLRVHVDRLKELSQREGGHVDLFEKGYGKDAANIAADAVTFAAKNNFNIVLIDTAGRRHNDQRLMSSLEKFGKLANPDKILMVGEALVGTDSVAQARNFDASFGVGRRLDGFIISKCDTVGDMKRLYAPRTYHEAIEERWKTPSPSSSCLGWIKTFINTSDEFVLNHHSLDAYLYIRFLKVLTIMATVGAVITWPILLPVNAIYGGGQDGLNMLSFSNVVSPSRRFAHAIMAWVFFGWVMYVIGHEMMFLAELRKAYLLSMWNSSCITQRTVLFTGIPAEDLSLEKLQGKFQNAVQITLVPDMGDVEYDIKKLEKANANLEISEIKHLKVLNKRQRNNQSMEDKALRTTHRLKPLIGQKVDSRRYYGGQIKELLPKIDAAQLSHLAGKEKLMNAVFVAFDTMSAAETAFNENLDRRLAKFESRQMGVLREEVIWKNLGISSKNRHKRRILANLFITALIILWTIPVASIGSISSLIYLQPRHQAEMFGISNPIARAILTGLLPAILLAMLMGLVPVICRFVAKLSGAATLSEVEQQTQAWCFAFQVVQVFLVMTFIPSIESIVIQSCNALKDVSTLLIQHPAKSSNFYMSYFILYGLVNASRYLINTPGLLNGILLSKFDKTPRQMYMRYMSFSEPPWASGYSKWATLGVIALSHAVIAPLILGFAAIGLGLVYLVYKYNMLYVYDARIDSKGGFYARALEELMVGVYLGELCLLCLFALGPRVGFVYHGLVFLQAGLIALTIIFHMFLGRELKKMSLFSYKQPNSDNTEASSQEKDLTGYPDGGITAANTSDTQISKRRSSRPDTALIWTLNQPTIHNPAAIRLSPANRSLHKKILPRHTPTADFPVPECTEQDVTEASLHPASAQREVVVWLARNKARSSEAQVKKSWEELEESGLKVTDCGFELNEKGRVAWEEGGVRTAPFLSS